Genomic DNA from Candidatus Eisenbacteria bacterium:
TCCGTCGACATCTTCTACCGCGACGCGGAGAGCCTGCCCTGGACGCCCCTCGCGATGGGGGTCGCGAACACGGGGACCTTCACCTGGTTCGTCCACAACACGCCGAGCGCCGCGGCACGCGTGCGCGTGCTCGCGCGGGACGCCGCGGGGAACCAGGGGTCGGACCAGAGCAACAACCTCTTCACCATCCTGATCAAGTCCGGAGGGGTTGTCCCAACGACCCTCCGCGACTTCCATCAGCCCGGGACGCAGCCCTTTGGGGCCGCCAACTTCGAGCCCAGCACGGATTGCTTGAGCTGCCACGGCGGCTACAACACGGCCGTCGAGCCCGGGCACAACTTCAAGGGATCCATGATGGCGCAAGCCGCCCGGGATCCTCTCTTCTTCGCCTGCCTGGCGATCGCCGAGCAGGACGCGCCGTCATCGGGTGACCTGTGCCTCCGCTGCCACACGCCGTTCGACTGGCTCTCGGGACGCAGCAATCCGACGGACGGCACGCAGATCACTCCGCTCGGGCGGGACGGCGTGACGTGCGGGTTCTGCCACCGGCTGGTGGATCCGGTCTACAAGCCGGGGATCAGTCCGGTCGAGGACCAGAACGTCCTGAACCAGCTCGCCGCGGGCGATCTTCCGCTCGGATACTCGAACGGGCAGTTCGTGATCGACCCGGATATCCGCAAGCGGGGGCCGTACAACGACGCGGGCGCGTTCCATCCGCGGCTCTACTCGCCGTTCCACACCTCGAGCGATTTCTGCGGGACGTGCCACGACGTCTCGAACCCGGTCTTCGATCGCACCGGCCCCGACGACTTCACTCCCGGGCCGCTCGACGCCAAGGCGGCCTCGCTCGCGTCGACCGACCTCATGCCGCTCGAGCGGACGTACAGCGAGTGGAAGAACAGCGCGTATCCCGGCGGCGTGTACCAGCCCGAGTTCGCGGGCGCGAAGCCCAGCGGCATCGTGTCCACGTGCCAGGACTGCCACATGAGGGACGTGCAGGGGCAGGGGTGCAACGATCCCGGCGCTCCCATCCGGCCGGACCTGCCGTTCCACGACATGACCGGCGGGAACTCGTGGATCCCGCCGATCGCGGCGGCGCTGTACCCGAGTGAGACCGATCCCGCGGCACTGAACGCCGGCGCGCAGCGCGCGGTGTCGATGCTGCAGAAGGCCGCGGGAGTGGCGGTCACGTACGCGGTCGAGGACGACAGCTTCCGGGCGCTGGTGACGGTGACGAACCGGAGCGGGCACAAGCTCCCGACCGGATACCCCGAGGGGCGGCGGATGTGGCTCCACGTGGTCGCGCGCGACGCGCAGGGGCAGAAGATCTACGAGTCGGGCGCGTACGACGCGGCGACAGGCACGCTCTCGATGACGCCGGAGCCCACGGTGTACGAGTGCAAGCTGGGCGTCTCGGCGGGTCTGGGCGGCGCGGTGGGCGTTCCGAGCGGTCCGACCTTTCACTTCACGCTGAACGACACCGTCGTGAAGGACAACCGGATCCCGCCGTCGGGGTTCACGAACGCGTCGTTCGCCACGTTCGGCGGGCGGCCCGTGGATCCGCACCACGTCGGGCCGCAGCCCCTCTACTCCGACGGGCAGAACTGGGACGTGGCGGAGTACCCGCTGCCGTCGAACGCGCACAGCGTGATCGTGCGGCTCCTCTATCAGACGACGTCCAAGGAGTACGTCGAGTTCCTGCGCGATGAGAACACGACCAACGGCGCGGGGCAGCAGCTCCACGACCTGTGGGTCGCAAACGGACGCGGCGCTCCGGTGGAGATGGAGCGCGACTCGATCGGGATGGTCATCACCGCCGTGGACGAGGGCTCGCCGATCACGGCGAACAAGCTGGCGGTGCTGCGGAACCCGTTCGACCGGGCCCTGGATCTGAAGCTGGATCTGGCGAAGCCCGCCGCGGTGCGGCTCGTGGTGTACGACGTGCACGGCCGCCAGGTTCTGGATCGCGACTGCGGGATCCGGACGGGCTCGAGTCGGCTCACGTGGGACGGAAGGGACCGCCGCGGCGAGACGGTGCGCGCCGGGGTCTACTGGGCGGTGGTGCGGGCGGGTGACAAGGAATGGAAGCGCCAGGTGGTGCGCATCCGATAGACGGGACAGGGACCGAGCCAGGCTCGGAGCCCTGAGGAGACGCGTCCGGGGTCATGACCTCGGGCGCGTTTTCGTTTGAAGCCGGGGCGCGTGGGTCAGTCGCGACGGAGCATGCTCGTCCAGTTCACCACCACGGTCGTCGCCGCCTGCGCCGCGCCACGCTCCGGCATGAGGACGAGGAATCGCTGGCCGTCTGGAGTGACCGAGTACTGCGGGCCGTTGAAGCCTTGAGGCGGCGCCGCGCGGAACAGAGCGCGCGGCGCTCCGACCTGGAACCCCTGCTCGGTCCGGACGTCCACGGCCATCATCGTCCCGTCATCGAGGAGGTAGAAGATCTCCTTGCCGTCCCCTCTCCAGCGCATGCTGAAGCCGCCCTGAGTGGAGATCTGGTACTTGCCCACCGCGCTGCCGACAGGCCGGACGTAGATCTCGCTTCTGCCCGACTCGTCGGAGGAGTACGCGAGCCACTTCCCGTCCGGGGAGATCCGCGCCCACGATTCGTTGTGCGAACCGTTGAGGACGGGGGCGGCTTTCGCTCCCGGCTGGAGCGTTAGCGTGGAGATGTCCCAGCGCGTGGCGCCCGGGTTGTGCCCCAGCACCAGGAACGTCCCGTCGGGCGACCACTGGTTGGGGCCGCATCCCTCGGCCAGGGGGCTCAGCGATTCCTCGGAGCCCGTGCCGTCCGCTCTCTTGATGATGGGTGAGAAGACACCGCTACGGTTGGAGGTGAACGCGATCCGGCTCCCGTCCGGAGACCAGACCGGCCAGGCGTCGGCGCCCTGTTCGGCCGTCAACCGCGAGGCCACGCCTCGGGCTCCCTCGATCACCCAGACGTCACGTTCGACGCCGCCGGCCGATCCCACGACCACGGCGGCCCGCTCGCCCTCCGGGGACAGCTCGACCGAGACGTACGCCCCGGGCGCACCCATCGATCCCTGGTTTCGCCCCGCGCGGTCCATCCACACGAGCCGGCCGGTGGCCCCCTCCCCGGCGCCGCGAACGGTCAGCACCCCGTTGGACGAGACGGAGAAGTCGGCGTTTCCGCCCCCGAGCTCCGCCTGCACGTCGCTGGCAACCGGCACGGGATCGCCGGTGAACCGCCGGCTCCCCGCGTCGAACGGCTGGGCCATCAGGGCGCGGTCTCGCGTGAAGAGGAGGTATCCCGGGGGCGCGTACTCAATCCTAGAGAAGTTCCCCACCGTCAGCGGCTTCGACTCCAGCGAACCCAGCACGCCGGTCTTGATCCAGGTGCTCTCGGCGCGGGACGTGAACGCGAGGAAGACGAAGTGCTTCCCGTCGGGCAGGAACTGGGGCCACGCGTGTCCCAGCTCCCCGCGTGACCGGTCGAGCACGGTCGCGGGGGACGTGGGGCCCCCGGATGCCGATACCCGGATGATGGAGTCGCGCGCGCTTCCATCGAACAGGATGACTCCCTCGCTCCCCCACGTGCCGTCGGCGCCGCCTGGGTGATCGCAGAGCGCCTGGCTGGGCCCGCCCTCGACCCCGACCTTCTTGAGTCTCGTTCCCGCGAAGAAGGCGATCTGCCTGCTGTCCGGCGACCAGAACGGACGGCGCGTCGGATCGGCTCCCGGGATGGCGTGCGTCTCGACCGCGGCCAGGGGCCGGATCCAGAGAGTGGCCTTTCCGCTCGAGTCCGGCGCCTGGAAGGCGATGTAGCGGCCGTCGGGCGAGATGCGGGGGGCGCCGACCTGGGAGACCCCCTCGGGCGGCGGGACCTGGAACTGGATGGGCTCGAGCCTGGGAGGGGTGCGGCTCACGTACCCGATGCCGAACGCGACCGCCGCCGCGGTCGCCATGCCTGCCACGATCCACGCGAGGCGCGTGCGGCTCCTGCGCCTCGCCGCGGCGGGCGCGGCCACGCCGGCCCGCGAGCCCCCCTCCTGCACCCACCGAAGCTGGAGCAGCACGTCGTGCATCGACTGGATCCGCTCGTCAGGATCCTTCGCGAGGCACTGCTTCACGAGCCGCTCGAGCGTCGGCGGCGACATCGGCTGGACCGAGGAGAGGGGCGGCGGCTCCCGCTCGAGGATGGCCGCGATCACGCTGGCCGGGCTCTTCCCCTCGAACGCGCGCTTCCCGGTCGCCATCTCGAAGAGCGTCGCGCCGAACGCGAAGATGTCCGCGCGCTCGTCGGCCTCGGCGCCTTCGAGCACTTCCGGCGCGATGTACTGGAACGTTCCCACGATCGTCCCCTCCGCCGTGAGGGACCGGCTCATCGTGGGCGAGCGGGAGAGTCCCGCCCCCGCGTCCCCGAGCCCGGTCGCGCGCGCGAGCCCGAAGTCGAGGAGCTTGGCCCCGGACTTCGTGAGCATGATGTTCGCCGGCTTGAGGTCGCGATGGACGAGCCCGTTCCGATGCGCCTTGTCGAGCGCGTCCGCGATCGGAATCGCGACCGCGAGCAGCTCCTCCGGGGAGAGCGGCCCGCGCGCGAGCCGCTGCCCGAGGGTCTCCCCCTCCAGGTGCTCCAGCACCAGGTAGTCGATCCCGTTCTCGCGACCGAGATCGTGAAGGACGCAGATGTGCGGATGATTGAGGCTCGAGACCGCGCGCGCTTCACGCTCGAAGCGGGCGCGGACCTCCTCGTGCGCGGAAAGCTCCGCCGGCAGCACCTTGATCGCGACCGTGCGGTCGAGGCGCGTGTCCCGGGCGCGATAGACCTCGCCCATGCCTCCGGCGCCGAGGGGCGCGAGGATCTCATAGGGACCGAGCCGTGTTCCGGGGGAAAGCGGCATGAAGTGCGGAGGGTACCACAGCCTCGACCGTCAACGGTGCTGTCGAGTGTCAAGCAAACTACTGGCCGCACAGCCAGTTCACGTGTGAGGCAGAGCGCCGAGCGGTCACGGCCTCGGCAGAGTCTATGTTTTCTTCTCTTTCTTCTCCGCCGCGGGGAACAGCACGTTGTTGAGGATCAGCCGGTATCCCGGCGAATGCTTGTGGAGCGCGAGATCGGTGGGCGGGTCGCCCACGGCGTGCTGATAGTCCTCGGGGTCGTGCCCGCCGTAGAACGTGAACGTGCCCTGCCCGAAGTGGCCGTGGATGTACTTCGCGTCCTCGGCGCCGGGCGTCTCCGCGAGCACCGTCACCCCCGGCTTCAGGAGCCGCTTCTCGAACCCGGTCGTCTGTCCCATGAAGCCCTGCACGTTCGCGACGTGGTCCTGGACGAGCATCGTGGGAACGGGATCCTGCTTCGCCGAGAAGTCGAACAGGGTGAAGTAGTCGTTCCGCTGACCCCGCAACGACGACTTCTGGGTGGTGTCCAGGTTCGAGAACTCGTACACGAGCGGATTCATCTCCAGCTCGAATCCGGTGAACGCCAGCGTCCGGGTGAAATCGAGCTTGGAGTCCGCGGCGGGATCGGCGCCGTCGTAGTCGTACTCGGCGCCGACGATGTCCACCCGCTCGGCCGCGAGCGCGATGTCGAACGTGTCCGTGGCGGAGCACATCGCGAAGAGGAAGCCGCCGTTCGCCACGTAGAGCTTGATCGTGCGCGCGACCGCCTTCTTCAGCTCCGAGACCTTCGCGAACCCGAGCCGCTTCGCCATCGCCTCGTTCTCGGCCACCTGCCGGCGATACCAGTCGGTGGCGGCGAACGCGGCGAAGAACTTCCCGTACTGGCCGGTGAAGTCCTCGTGGTGGAGGTGGAGCCAGTCGTACTCCGCGAGCTTCCCGTCGAGCACCTCGGCGTCCCAGAGCTTCGTGTACGGGATCTGGGCGTAATCGAGCGCGAGCTGCACCGCGTCGTCCCATGGCGGCGCGCTCGGCGGCACGTAGACGGCGACCCGCGGCGCGGTCTCGAGCTTGACCACCTCCATGTTGTTGTCCGCGATCTCCGCCTTGATCTGGGCCACGGTCGATTCGTTCACGTTCTCCATCGCGACGCCCCGGAGCACGGCCTCGCTCGAGAAGGTAGCGTTGTCCGGGAAGAGGAACGCCCCTCCGCGGTAGTTGAGGAGCCATTCCCCGTGGACGCCACGCTCGAGCGCCCAGTACGCGAGCCCGTACGCGCGAAGGTGGTCGGTCTGAGCCTTGTCCATGGGGACGAGGATGCGGGCCGACGCCGGAGCGGCGGCGCACGAGAGCGCCACGATCCAGACGAGAACGAGCCGCCGGATCACAGCTGGAGCCTCTTCCTCATCTCGATGGCCTCGGCGCGCACCTGCGGCGCGAGCGGCGAGTCGGGGAATCGCTCGAGGAGCTCCTGGTAGAGCCGGAGCGCGCGGTCCTGACCTTGTCCCGACGCGATCGACTCGTCCGCGGCCAGCTTCAACGCGGCGGGAGCGAGGCGGCTCTTCGAGGCCGGGTCCGAGACCACGAGCGCGTGCGCCATCGCGTTCGCGTGATCGCCGCGGTCCCGCGCCAGCTCGGCGAGCTCGTAGTGGAGGTGATACCGGATCTTCGCGCCCGGCCACTTCTCGAGCGCGGCGCGCCCCGCGGCGGCGGCGGAGTCGGCCTTTCCCGATTCTCGCAGCGAGAGCACGCGCGCGTACGCCTGGAGCGGCCGATCCTCGAAGTCCCGGTAGCTCCGGATCAGGATCTGCATCTCGAGCGCGTCGTTCAGGTTCAGGTTCCGCGTGTACGTCCGCGTGAACTCGACCGAGCGGGCCATCGCCTCCTGGAGCTGTCCCGCGTAGAACGCGTTCCGGGACAGGGCGTAGACCCCGTTTCCCATCGTGTCCGCGGGCGACTTCCCACCCGCATAGTTCCGGAGAAGGGCGCGGTAGACGTCGTTCGGCGCCGGGGTGGTCGGCGCGCCCGGCATGCGGAGCTCGGGGAGCGACTTGGGAATCGGAGTCTTCTCCTTCTCACCGCTCTTCGCGTCCTTCGCGTTCTTGTCCTTCGTGTCGGTAGAAGCCGCAGTCTTCTCCTCCACGGGCCTCGGCGCCGCCGCCGCGGGCGCGTTCCAGAGCGCGAGGAGCGCGGCCATGATCGCGAGGCGGATCACCGCGCCTGTCCCTCGAGGATCGACTGGAAGTACTCGTCCACGGTCGCGCGGTACCGGGGCGCGATCGGGTCGCGGCTCCCGCGCGCGAGCAGCGCGGCCAGAGAAGGCCGGGTCTTCAACAGCTCGCCCGCGAGCGCGCCGGGCGATGAGCGCACCACGTCGACGCCCGGCTTCGACGTCCGGCGCCTCGAGTAGTCCCGCTTCTCCACGCTTCGCGGCGCGTCGAGGAGCCGGCTCAGGATGCGCTGCTGGCGCTCCACGGTTTCCTGCGACAGCCGTCCCGACTTGAGGTCCTGCTCCACCTTCTTCATGTCCTCGGCCACGTCTCCGAGCCGCCCGAGCGTGTTCCCGCTCTGCCCGAGCTTCTGCATCGCCTCTTCGAGCCCCTGGCGGATCGCCTCCTGCTCGGCGGCCATCCGGCCGAGCGCCTGTCCCGCGCCCTCCTGGAGCCGCTGCCCGCCCTGGCCGCCCTGGGCGTCGCCGCCCTCGCCGCCGGGCAACATGCCCATGGTCTCCTCGTTCAGGCCCTGCTGGTCGCCCGCGAGGTTCTGGAGGCTCTGCATCGCCTCCTGCATGCCCGTGGAGGATTTGGATCCCTGCATCGCGTCCTTCTGGCGCAGGAGTCCCGCCGCGGCCTGGTTCAGCGAGATCGTCGCCTCCTTGCTCGCGTTCAGGCCTCCCGAGAGGTCCTGATTCGAGTAGCGGCCCACGGCGTTCGACTGGTTCGCGAGCGCCCGCCCGAGCGACTGCCCGATGTCCGGGGTCAGGAACATCGTCTGCTTCGCGATCTGCGCGATCTTCTCGGTCGCGCGCTCGGTGGCCTCCTGGAGCCCCTTCTGCTGCTCCGCGCGCTTCCCGGTGCCCGTCTGCTCGTCACCGAGCATCTTCTCTTGAATCGAGGCGATGTCGAGGAGGTCCTGAGCCGCGGTCTCCATCTTCTGGGAGAGCTCGCTCTTCTTCCGTTCGGCGTGCTGCTCCCGCATCCGGTCCACGTCCCGCCGAAACTCCGAGAGCTGCTTCTGCATGTCCTGGGCCTCGCGCTGCGAATCCCGGCGGTCGCCTCGCTGCATGGCGTCGGCCGTCCGCTGGATGTCCTGCTGCATCCGCTGCTCCCCGAGCCGCTCGGAGAGCTCGCGCGCCTGCTCCGCGGTCTCGGGATCCGACTTCTGCATCTGCGCCGCGATCGAGTCCAGAGCGGCCTTCTCCTGCTTCCCGAGCTCTCCGATCTCCTGCTCCGGCTTCGAGAGGTCCCGCACCTGCTCGGACTGCTTCGCGCGCGAGAGCGAGTCGTTCAGCGCGATCTGCCTGCGCTCCATCTCGGCGGCACGCTCGGACGCGGCCTCGAGCATCTCCTCCATCCGGATCTGCTTCAGCATCTCGATCGTGCGCTCGAGGCTCTTCACCACCTCTTCCTGCGACATCTTGAACTGCTGGAGCGCGCGCTCGATCTCCTGCGGCGACATCTTCTTCATCGCCTCCTGGAGGCGCTGCATCGAGCGGAGGAGCGACTGGTCCTTGATCTGGCTCAGGATCTGTTGCATCTCCTGGATCTTCTGCACGAGCTCCGCGTTCAGGGTGCGCGACTGCGAGAGCTTCTCGGCGTCGCGATTCAGCTGCTCCGCGACCTTGTCGATCTGCTGGCGCATCTGCTCCTCTCGCTCGAGCGTCTTCTGCACCTCCTGCTGCTGCTCCCAGGTCATCTCGCGGGAGCGGCCCACGTCGCGCGAGAGGTCCTCCGACTTCTGCTGGAGGTCCTTGATGTTCTTCACGACGTCCTCGAGGGTCTCGATCGACTCGCTCCGCTCCTTGTCCATCGAGGCGAGGATCTCCGTGGCGGACGGGAATCGGAGCCGGCGCGTGTCGGACCACGTCGTGCGAGGGCCGTCCACGCCGTTCCCGTCGACCGCGCCGACCTCGAACTCGATCTCCTCGCCCGGAAGCAGGGAGAATCCGCCGAGGGTCCACGTGTAGCGGATCGACAGCTCGCGCGCTCCGGCGCGCTCCTCGTGGAGCGTCTCCACCTTGGCGGGATCCTGGCGCACGCGATAGCGGAGGAGGATCTTGCGAACGCCGTGGTCGTCCGTCGCGCCCGCCAGGATCGTGGTCGTCATGTCGCGCGCGACGTCCTCGACCGGAGCGGGCGCCAGGACCGTGATCGTGGGCGGCCGGTCGGGGATCGCGCGCAGCTCGAACGGGCCGAGGTCGGCGCGGCGATCCCGGGCGTCCGTGAGGCGAAGCGTGAAGCGGTCGTCCTCGCGAACGGGAATCTGGAACGACGCGGCGCGCTCGCCGACCTTTCCTTCCAAGGAGGCGCCGCGCTCCGAGACGAGCGCCGCCTTCGCGACGGTCCGGTTGGTCGAGACTTCGAGGAACGCGCGCGTGCCGCGCGGCGCGGCGAGGTCAGCCGTGATCGCCTGGCTCTCCTCGGACTCGAGTCCCGTGTAGGCGGGATATTCGTAGCGGATCCGGTATCCGGTCGCGCGGGGGAGATCGCGCACGTGGATCGCGAAGACGGGCGTCTCCTGATCCGCGACGCGGACCTTGTACCGCACGTCCTCCTTCACGTTCCGGAAGACCGCGGCGTAGGCGCGCTCGCCGGAGCGCGTGCCTTCCTGCGCCTCGGGGTCGCCCAGCGCCTCTCCCTTCCACTCTCCTTCGCTCCACACCTGGATCTCGGGACGCCGCTGGGATCCCGCGACGAAGGCGCGGATCGCGACCGACTCCCCGCCCTCGACCTCGCGGTTGCCGGGCTCGACGCGGATCTGGATCGGCGCGACCGGAGCGGACGCGGGATTGGCGATCCGCCGCACCGCCATTCCGGTGCGCGCGCCGCCGAGCGCGCCGGTGAGGCCGAGCAGGAGGAGCGCGGCGCCGGCCGCGGTGAACCACCGGCCGCGGCGCTTCCACGTGCGGAGCTTCTCGATCGGGATCTCTCGCGCGCGATCCGCGGCCGCGCGCACGGCGGCCTCCCGCAGCGCGGGCGAGGTCCACGCGCCCGTGCCCTCGGGCTCGCGCGAGAGCTCGAGCGCCGCGAGGAGCTCGTCCTCGCGCTCGCCTCCGAGCCTTCCGGCCTCGAGCGCCGCGTCCCGAAGCGCGGTCCGCGTCGCGAACACCCGCGCGGCGGCCGCGGCGAAGGCGAGCGCGGCGGCCGCGAGGAGCGCGAGGCGCAGCACGGCGTACTCGCCACGGTAGAGCGGCGCCAGGAGCGCGACCGCGAGGGCGATCAGGGTCACGAGCAGGAAACCGATCGCGGCGGCGAGACCGGCCCGCTCGACCGCTCGCACGACCAGGAGCCGGCGCGCGGACCGGAGCCGCTGGAGGAGGGCTTCGTAGGCAGGGTTCATGTCAGTTCGTCACCGCATAGGTCGCGACGTTGATCGCGAAGCGCATCGCGGCCTCCCGCTTTTCCTTGGGATCGTCGTGGATTCCCTCGTCCTCGATCCCGTTTCCAATGTCGCAGTCGTACGTGTA
This window encodes:
- a CDS encoding protein kinase, which translates into the protein MPLSPGTRLGPYEILAPLGAGGMGEVYRARDTRLDRTVAIKVLPAELSAHEEVRARFEREARAVSSLNHPHICVLHDLGRENGIDYLVLEHLEGETLGQRLARGPLSPEELLAVAIPIADALDKAHRNGLVHRDLKPANIMLTKSGAKLLDFGLARATGLGDAGAGLSRSPTMSRSLTAEGTIVGTFQYIAPEVLEGAEADERADIFAFGATLFEMATGKRAFEGKSPASVIAAILEREPPPLSSVQPMSPPTLERLVKQCLAKDPDERIQSMHDVLLQLRWVQEGGSRAGVAAPAAARRRSRTRLAWIVAGMATAAAVAFGIGYVSRTPPRLEPIQFQVPPPEGVSQVGAPRISPDGRYIAFQAPDSSGKATLWIRPLAAVETHAIPGADPTRRPFWSPDSRQIAFFAGTRLKKVGVEGGPSQALCDHPGGADGTWGSEGVILFDGSARDSIIRVSASGGPTSPATVLDRSRGELGHAWPQFLPDGKHFVFLAFTSRAESTWIKTGVLGSLESKPLTVGNFSRIEYAPPGYLLFTRDRALMAQPFDAGSRRFTGDPVPVASDVQAELGGGNADFSVSSNGVLTVRGAGEGATGRLVWMDRAGRNQGSMGAPGAYVSVELSPEGERAAVVVGSAGGVERDVWVIEGARGVASRLTAEQGADAWPVWSPDGSRIAFTSNRSGVFSPIIKRADGTGSEESLSPLAEGCGPNQWSPDGTFLVLGHNPGATRWDISTLTLQPGAKAAPVLNGSHNESWARISPDGKWLAYSSDESGRSEIYVRPVGSAVGKYQISTQGGFSMRWRGDGKEIFYLLDDGTMMAVDVRTEQGFQVGAPRALFRAAPPQGFNGPQYSVTPDGQRFLVLMPERGAAQAATTVVVNWTSMLRRD
- a CDS encoding DUF4175 family protein; protein product: MNPAYEALLQRLRSARRLLVVRAVERAGLAAAIGFLLVTLIALAVALLAPLYRGEYAVLRLALLAAAALAFAAAAARVFATRTALRDAALEAGRLGGEREDELLAALELSREPEGTGAWTSPALREAAVRAAADRAREIPIEKLRTWKRRGRWFTAAGAALLLLGLTGALGGARTGMAVRRIANPASAPVAPIQIRVEPGNREVEGGESVAIRAFVAGSQRRPEIQVWSEGEWKGEALGDPEAQEGTRSGERAYAAVFRNVKEDVRYKVRVADQETPVFAIHVRDLPRATGYRIRYEYPAYTGLESEESQAITADLAAPRGTRAFLEVSTNRTVAKAALVSERGASLEGKVGERAASFQIPVREDDRFTLRLTDARDRRADLGPFELRAIPDRPPTITVLAPAPVEDVARDMTTTILAGATDDHGVRKILLRYRVRQDPAKVETLHEERAGARELSIRYTWTLGGFSLLPGEEIEFEVGAVDGNGVDGPRTTWSDTRRLRFPSATEILASMDKERSESIETLEDVVKNIKDLQQKSEDLSRDVGRSREMTWEQQQEVQKTLEREEQMRQQIDKVAEQLNRDAEKLSQSRTLNAELVQKIQEMQQILSQIKDQSLLRSMQRLQEAMKKMSPQEIERALQQFKMSQEEVVKSLERTIEMLKQIRMEEMLEAASERAAEMERRQIALNDSLSRAKQSEQVRDLSKPEQEIGELGKQEKAALDSIAAQMQKSDPETAEQARELSERLGEQRMQQDIQRTADAMQRGDRRDSQREAQDMQKQLSEFRRDVDRMREQHAERKKSELSQKMETAAQDLLDIASIQEKMLGDEQTGTGKRAEQQKGLQEATERATEKIAQIAKQTMFLTPDIGQSLGRALANQSNAVGRYSNQDLSGGLNASKEATISLNQAAAGLLRQKDAMQGSKSSTGMQEAMQSLQNLAGDQQGLNEETMGMLPGGEGGDAQGGQGGQRLQEGAGQALGRMAAEQEAIRQGLEEAMQKLGQSGNTLGRLGDVAEDMKKVEQDLKSGRLSQETVERQQRILSRLLDAPRSVEKRDYSRRRTSKPGVDVVRSSPGALAGELLKTRPSLAALLARGSRDPIAPRYRATVDEYFQSILEGQAR
- a CDS encoding asparagine synthetase B, whose product is MRRLVLVWIVALSCAAAPASARILVPMDKAQTDHLRAYGLAYWALERGVHGEWLLNYRGGAFLFPDNATFSSEAVLRGVAMENVNESTVAQIKAEIADNNMEVVKLETAPRVAVYVPPSAPPWDDAVQLALDYAQIPYTKLWDAEVLDGKLAEYDWLHLHHEDFTGQYGKFFAAFAATDWYRRQVAENEAMAKRLGFAKVSELKKAVARTIKLYVANGGFLFAMCSATDTFDIALAAERVDIVGAEYDYDGADPAADSKLDFTRTLAFTGFELEMNPLVYEFSNLDTTQKSSLRGQRNDYFTLFDFSAKQDPVPTMLVQDHVANVQGFMGQTTGFEKRLLKPGVTVLAETPGAEDAKYIHGHFGQGTFTFYGGHDPEDYQHAVGDPPTDLALHKHSPGYRLILNNVLFPAAEKKEKKT